One genomic region from Torulaspora delbrueckii CBS 1146 chromosome 4, complete genome encodes:
- the RPS1B gene encoding 40S ribosomal protein eS1 (similar to Saccharomyces cerevisiae RPS1A (YLR441C) and RPS1B (YML063W); ancestral locus Anc_4.325), with protein MAVGKNKRLSKGKKGLKKKVVDPFTKKEWYDIKAPSTFKNRNVGKTLVNKSTGLKSASDALKGRVVEVCLADLQGSEDHSFRKVKLRVDEVQGKNLLTNFHGMDFTTDKLRSMVRKWQTLIEANVTVKTSDEYILRVFAIAFTRKQANQVKRTCYAQSSHIRAIRKVISEILTREVQNSTLAQLTSKLIPEVINKEIENATKDIFPLQNVHIRKVKLLKQPKFDLGSLMTLHGEGADEETGKKVSGFKDEILETV; from the coding sequence ATGGCTGTTGgcaagaacaagagactaTCCAAAGGTAAGAAGGGtctaaagaagaaggtcGTCGACCCATTCACCAAGAAGGAATGGTACGATATCAAGGCTCCATCCactttcaagaacagaaaCGTTGGTAAGACTTTGGTCAACAAATCCACTGGTTTGAAGAGTGCTTCTGATGCCTTGAAAGGTAGAGTTGTCGAAGTTTGTTTGGCTGATCTACAAGGTTCTGAAGATCACTCTTTCAGAAAGGTTAAGTTGAGAGTTGATGAAGTTCAAGGTAAGAACTTGTTGACCAACTTCCACGGTATGGACTTCACCACTGACAAATTGAGATCTATGGTTAGAAAATGGCAAACTTTGATCGAAGCTAACGTTACTGTTAAGACTTCTGATGAATACATCTTGAGAGTTTTCGCCATTGCCTTCACTAGAAAGCAAGCTAACCAAGTTAAGAGAACTTGTTACGCTCAATCTTCTCACATCAGAGCTATCAGAAAGGTTATCTCCGAAATCTTGACTAGAGAAGTTCAAAACTCTACTTTGGCTCAATTGACTTCCAAGTTGATCCCAGAAgttatcaacaaagaaattgaaaatgctACCAAGGACATTTTCCCATTGCAAAACGTTCACATCAGAAAGGTCAAGTTGTTGAAACAACCAAAGTTCGACTTGGGTTCTTTGATGACTTTGCATGGTGAAGGTGCTGACGAAGAAACCGGTAAGAAAGTCTCTGGTTTCAAGGATGAAATCTTGGAAACTGTGTAA
- the MFT1 gene encoding Mft1p (similar to Saccharomyces cerevisiae MFT1 (YML062C); ancestral locus Anc_4.324), producing the protein MTSTNPLQTEQVRNKVLYSEVDVQHNGYLEALGKVTKLAKSILNSGLQSYEAQENVQFGIEHVQELEQNASLKFMEYQSSLDVKKLAQENWEQSNHETIDTMETNMPSMISDLRSAHESLQERIERVRVLYDSVTKVNTEAENLLEGNTSLTATLSEWEEELGAPLTDKLIKKGYLREAGTSGGEQRYRAYDNFTKGPKELKHMNQSIKEDISRLTNELGSYKEKWLQDAEIFTRITSVLKEELIKRDMNVDIDMEEEEEEDEEEEEEDDEEEEGHEQEQEEEIEEEEDENDDEEQEEDYDENLHDDEPVEEGINEDNPVRDTISHNEPVADEGMTEDAGVINDIENR; encoded by the coding sequence ATGACTTCAACCAATCCTCTCCAGACAGAACAGGTTAGAAACAAGGTCCTATACAGTGAAGTGGACGTGCAACACAATGGCTATTTAGAAGCATTGGGAAAAGTTACAAAACTGGCCAAGAGCATCCTAAATAGTGGGTTACAATCATACGAAGCACAGGAAAATGTACAGTTCGGTATTGAGCATGTGCAGGAATTGGAGCAAAATGCCAGTTTGAAGTTTATGGAGTACCAATCATCATTAGATGTTAAAAAATTAGCCCAAGAGAACTGGGAACAATCAAACCACGAAACTATCGATACTATGGAGACAAATATGCCAAGCATGATAAGTGATTTAAGGTCTGCACATGAAAGTCTGCAAGAAAGGATCGAAAGAGTACGAGTGTTGTATGATTCAGTGACTAAAGTGAATACTGAAGCCGAGAATCTCTTAGAAGGAAACACAAGCCTAACCGCTACACTTTCTGAGTGGGAAGAGGAGCTCGGAGCTCCACTAACTGATAAACTGATCAAGAAGGGGTACTTGAGGGAAGCTGGAACTTCGGGAGGTGAACAAAGGTACCGCGCTTACGATAATTTCACTAAAGGACCAAAAGAGTTGAAGCACATGAACCAgtcaatcaaagaagacatATCAAGATTGACAAATGAATTGGGTAGTTACAAGGAAAAATGGTTGCAGGATGCAGAGATATTTACCAGAATTACATCCGTTTTAAAGGAGGAGCTAATTAAGCGGGACATGAACGTTGATATCGatatggaagaagaagaggaggaggatgaagaagaggaagaagaagatgatgaagaagaggagggGCACGAGCAGGAGcaggaggaagaaatagaggaagaagaggatgaaaatgatgatgaagagcagGAGGAAGATTATGATGAGAATCTACACGACGATGAACCAGTGGAAGAAGGCATCAATGAAGATAATCCAGTTAGAGATACTATCAGCCACAATGAACCAGTGGCTGATGAAGGAATGACTGAAGACGCAGGTGTAATTAATGATATAGAAAACAGATAA
- the LSM3 gene encoding U4/U6-U5 snRNP complex subunit LSM3 (similar to Saccharomyces cerevisiae LSM3 (YLR438C-A); ancestral locus Anc_4.319), which yields MSLETPLDLLKLNLDERVYVKLRGARELIGTLQAFDSHCNIVLSDAVETIYQLESGELKSTEKNSEMIFVRGDSVTLITTPPDDE from the coding sequence ATGTCTTTGGAGACACCTTTAGACctattgaaattgaatttggatgAGAGAGTTTATGTGAAGTTACGTGGCGCCAGGGAGCTGATAGGCACTTTGCAGGCGTTTGATTCCCATTGCAATATAGTTTTGAGCGATGCAGTTGAAACCATATATCAATTGGAGAGCGGTGAACTAAAATCCACAGAGAAAAATTCAGAGATGATATTTGTTAGAGGTGACAGTGTCACACTGATAACCACTCCTCCTGATGATGAATGA
- the MRPL4 gene encoding mitochondrial 54S ribosomal protein uL29m (similar to Saccharomyces cerevisiae MRPL4 (YLR439W); ancestral locus Anc_4.320) — MLCKRTFQTAAKACARTRYTKPKPKPQPRERVNLPSQRTHHDNDLIISAPVPPTVENIKCPDDHPLWQFFADKKFMRTSEELDSQSRSWTIPELRRKSFDDLHSLWFTCLKERNILARENHLLKNNVEGFQDNYQDVSEKIRTTMWRIRHVLSERDWAFKIAKEEFASEREAFTAVFEKEFLEAPAEEDEESFEKLSRFQHSVFGISEFIDDNVVNRTFVDGLKLVANLKVRKFASRDTTIQKFLEETRSQTITDAGESFVLFTAENNVNDIKEACQAVEELRKSGNSVSKYVELDTVAKYIRQLAQAQTSKETTAH; from the coding sequence ATGTTGTGTAAGAGAACCTTTCAAACGGCCGCTAAAGCCTGCGCGAGAACGAGGTATACGAAGCCTAAGCCGAAACCACAACCTAGAGAACGTGTGAACCTTCCCAGTCAGAGAACGCATCATGATAATGATCTAATTATTAGTGCACCTGTTCCACCCACTGTAGAGAATATAAAGTGCCCGGATGACCATCCTTTATGGCAATTTTTCGCAGATAAGAAATTTATGAGAACTTCTGAAGAGCTAGATTCTCAATCCAGATCGTGGACAATTCCAGAGCTTAGAAGAAAATCCTTTGATGATTTGCATTCATTATGGTTTACTTGTTTGAAGGAGAGAAATATTTTGGCCAGAGAAAATCACcttctgaagaacaatgTGGAGGGATTCCAGGATAATTACCAAGATGTTTCGGAAAAGATTAGAACTACTATGTGGAGAATTAGACATGTCTTAAGTGAGCGTGATTGGGCTTTCAAAATTGCGAAGGAGGAATTTGCCTCTGAGAGAGAAGCATTTACAGCTgtatttgagaaagagttTTTGGAAGCACCAgcggaagaagatgaagagagttttgagaaactttcaagatttcaACATTCTGTATTCGGCATAAGCGAGtttattgatgataatgTCGTAAATCGTACATTTGTTGATGGGCTCAAGCTTGTAGCAAATTTAAAAGTAAGAAAGTTTGCCAGTAGGGATACTACGATACAAAAGTTCCTAGAGGAAACGCGTTCACAAACGATAACTGACGCAGGTGAGTCTTTTGTGCTCTTCACCGCTGAAAACAATGTGAATGATATCAAGGAAGCTTGCCAGGCTGTCGAAGAGTTGAGAAAGAGTGGAAACTCTGTCTCTAAGTACGTTGAATTGGATACTGTCGCCAAATATATCAGACAGTTGGCTCAAGCCCAAACCAGCAAGGAAACTACCGCGCATTGA
- the TEM1 gene encoding Ras family GTPase TEM1 (similar to Saccharomyces cerevisiae TEM1 (YML064C); ancestral locus Anc_4.326), whose amino-acid sequence MSEAQEQQELPKAKNRVDVQVGLVGDAQVGKTSLMVKYVQNVFDEEYTQTLGVNFLKRKVSIRSTDIVFSLMDLGGQREFINMLPIASLGSSAIVFLFDLTRPETLSSIKEWYRQAHGLNETAVPLLVGTKYDLFVDLDPEYQEQLSRTSMEYAQVMDAPLIFCSTAKSINVQKIFKIALAKIFKLTLTVQEINDVGDPLLIYRHLGNQRHDSDEVSRRSSPSTRSSTS is encoded by the coding sequence ATGAGCGAAGCACAGGAGCAGCAGGAACTGCCGAAGGCCAAGAATCGAGTCGATGTACAAGTGGGACTAGTTGGTGATGCACAAGTAGGTAAAACGTCCCTGATGGTTAAATATGTACAAAACGTGTTTGACGAAGAGTATACACAAACTTTAGGggtgaattttttgaagaggaaagttAGTATACGTTCTACGGATATAGTATTCTCATTGATGGATTTGGGTGGACAAagagaatttatcaatatGTTACCAATTGCATCGTTGGGGTCTTCAGCGATAGTTTTCCTGTTTGACCTTACAAGACCAGAGACTTTGAGCTCAATAAAGGAATGGTACCGGCAGGCGCATGGTCTTAATGAGACGGCTGTGCCGTTGTTGGTTGGGACAAAATATGATTTGTTTGTTGATCTGGATCCCGAGTATCAGGAACAGTTATCGAGAACAAGTATGGAATATGCACAGGTTATGGATGCCCCACTGATATTTTGCTCGACGGCGAAGTCGATTAATGtgcaaaagatctttaAGATTGCACTAGCAAAGATCTTTAAATTAACGCTTACAGTGCAGGAAATTAATGATGTGGGGGATCCACTTCTTATCTATAGGCATTTGGGTAATCAACGACATGATAGTGATGAAGTGAGCCGAAGAAGTTCACCATCTACgcgatcttcaacttcatgA
- the PIF1 gene encoding DNA helicase PIF1 (similar to Saccharomyces cerevisiae PIF1 (YML061C); ancestral locus Anc_4.322), with the protein MFLWLQSSRKAALLNHKIKVTAGRNILPGRRTVMTIRRLSKSSSSVQRTLKTSRKEIHTPRNDYDELNDLLSDSDGWEDDIHVERVTPVIKNGVQSSSAKVRNEFSDADDSMICELLQSKKIGKSLAGASSEPFRHYPPRNSFSSHTSDGLRRPIVESTQQGDLYATEDSRLLLSLLRGEDSSRISENHNAISKGNTTKSELEQAGVSLTLGTKDLEENFLLGELDEREVAQNIPESGTVLLNDIRNEDQVKIALEEVQDVKPSNVSRSIDIVSEPEGDRSFEIVEEPERVQYAEKFALLTQRPGLQSTQELEKRLKLNPKVKIIVPVRLSKEQEDVLRLAEAGHNIFYTGSAGSGKSVLLRELIKILKKKYGDDQVAVTASTGLAACNIGGVTVHSFAGVGLGNGEVTKLYRKVRRSRKHMKRWESVSALVIDEISMVDGELLDKMDFIAQKIRKNRKPFGDIQLIFCGDFFQLPPVSKDNNNPTKFAFESSLWKEGIDMTILLTKVFRQQGDTKFIEMLNKMRLGQIDAETEREFKKLNRPLPQDEIIPAELYSTRSEVERANYSRLSRLPGKAHIFHAIDGGALEDRELREKLLQNFLAPKELQLKIGAQVMMIKNIDATLVNGSLGKVIDFIDPETYMFYETIIRNPDLPAESLTKLKDNPELLKETWAAYCEDEDNDTPVRQKTIKDAFCKNDPEESVAQLGESIFDFLKDQSTDDSETRENLERKRELLRQVHESSKAKRKLPLVRFKTSDLSTRTILVEPESWAIEDDNEKSLVSRVQLPLMLAWSLSIHKSQGQTLPKVKVDLRRVFEKGQAYVALSRAVSREGLQVLNFDKSRIKAHQKVVDFYSTLVTAEHAIKQLDPKVTTSENNKRRKTEPEPNVVLNQRRTRQARSRSKSQNAQSGIAAMLLQRANGNQTNVRRNRSLAENLATIDSTEESDRHAL; encoded by the coding sequence ATGTTTTTATGGCTTCAAAGTTCTCGAAAAGCAGCCTTACTGAATCATAAAATAAAAGTTACTGCTGGAAGAAACATTCTGCCAGGGAGAAGGACGGTAATGACCATAAGACGGctatcaaaatcatcatcatcagttCAAAGAACCCTAAAGACGTCTCGAAAAGAAATTCACACTCCTAGGAATGATTATGATGAGCTAAATGATCTATTATCTGATTCCGATGGCTGGGAAGATGACATTCACGTTGAAAGAGTAACACCAGTGATTAAAAATGGTGTACAAAGTTCTTCGGCAAAAGTACGTAATGAATTCTCAGATGCAGATGATTCAATGATTTGCGAACTTTTACAAAGCAAGAAGATTGGAAAAAGTCTTGCTGGTGCTTCATCGGAACCCTTTCGTCACTACCCACCTCGCAATTCATTCTCTAGCCACACGTCTGATGGGCTGCGGCGACCTATCGTGGAAAGCACGCAGCAAGGCGACTTGTATGCAACGGAAGATAGTAGATTGCTGCTTTCCCTACTGAGAGGAGAAGATTCCTCGAGGATTAGCGAGAACCACAACGcaatttccaaaggaaATACCACGAAGAGTGAGCTTGAACAGGCAGGAGTAAGTTTGACACTGGGCACTAAAGACTTGGAAGAAAACTTTCTTCTGGGTGAACTAGACGAGAGGGAAGTAGCCCAAAATATTCCAGAATCTGGAACGGTACTTCTCAATGATATAAGAAACGAAGATCAGGTTAAAATTGCATTAGAAGAAGTCCAAGATGTTAAACCATCAAATGTCAGCAGGAGCATTGATATTGTCAGCGAGCCAGAAGGGGAtagaagctttgaaatcgttgaagaaCCGGAAAGAGTGCAATATGCAGAGAAATTTGCATTATTAACTCAGAGACCAGGCTTACAAAGTACTCAAGAACTAGAAAAGAGATTAAAGCTGAATCCTAAAGTTAAGATCATTGTTCCCGTTAGGCTTAGTAAAGAACAGGAAGACGTTCTTCGCTTGGCCGAAGCTGGCCATAACATATTTTACACAGGAAGTGCAGGATCTGGTAAGTCAGTGTTACTACGTGAATTAATaaaaatattgaagaagaagtacGGAGACGACCAGGTCGCCGTCACGGCATCTACAGGACTAGCAGCTTGTAACATTGGAGGTGTGACAGTGCATTCTTTTGCAGGAGTGGGCTTAGGGAACGGAGAAGTTACTAAGCTTTATAGAAAAGTCaggagatcaagaaagcaTATGAAACGCTGGGAATCTGTGAGTGCACttgtcattgatgaaatatcCATGGTAGACGGAGAATTACTTGATAAAATGGATTTCATAGCGCAAAAGATCCGCAAGAATCGAAAGCCATTTGGCGACATACAGCTTATATTTTGCGGGGATTTCTTTCAGCTGCCGCCAGTTTCTAAAGATAACAACAATCCAACTAAATTCGCATTCGAGTCATCTCTCTGGAAAGAAGGCATAGACATGACTATTCTTTTGACCAAAGTTTTCAGACAACAAGGTGATACCAAATTCATCGAGATGCTGAATAAAATGAGATTAGGACAAATTGACGCAGAAACAGAAAGAGAGTTCAAAAAACTGAACAGACCATTACCGCAGGATGAAATTATTCCTGCTGAACTCTACAGTACGAGGTCTGAGGTTGAAAGAGCAAACTATTCACGATTAAGCAGGTTACCAGGCAAGGCACATATATTTCACGCGATTGATGGTGGTGCACTAGAAGATAGAGAACTTAGAGAAAAGCTTCTGCAAAACTTTTTAGCGCCTAAAGAGCTACAATTAAAAATTGGCGCCCaagtaatgatgataaagaatATCGACGCGACCTTGGTTAATGGGTCTTTGGGTAAAGTAATTGATTTTATCGATCCGGAAACTTATATGTTTTACGAGACTATAATAAGAAATCCAGATCTTCCAGCAGAATCATTAACGAAGCTAAAAGATAACCCCGAGCTCTTGAAAGAGACTTGGGCAGCATATTGTGAAGACGAGGACAATGATACCCCAGTGCGCCAAAAAACCATAAAGGATGCCTTTTGTAAGAATGATCCAGAAGAGTCCGTAGCTCAGCTTGGGGAATCAATATTTGACTTTTTGAAGGATCAAAGTACTGACGATAGTGAAACTAGGGAAAATTTAGAACGTAAGAGAGAGTTGTTGAGGCAAGTCCATGAGAGTTCAAAGGCAAAGAGAAAATTACCTTTAGTTCGATTTAAAACGTCCGATTTATCTACAAGAACCATTCTGGTAGAACCAGAGAGTTGGGCTATCGAGGATGACAATGAAAAGTCATTGGTATCCAGAGTTCAATTACCGTTAATGTTAGCGTGGTCGTTATCGATTCATAAGTCTCAAGGTCAAACACTTCCAAAGGTTAAAGTGGATTTgagaagagtttttgagaaaggACAAGCATATGTCGCATTATCGAGAGCGGTATCCAGAGAGGGTCTTCAAGTGCTCAATTTCGATAAGTCAAGGATAAAAGCACACCAAAAAGTTGTCGATTTCTATTCAACGTTGGTGACAGCCGAACACGCTATTAAACAATTGGACCCTAAAGTGACAACAAGTGAAAATAACAAAAGGCGTAAAACTGAGCCAGAACCCAACGTGGTGTTGAACCAGAGGCGCACAAGACAAGCCCGATCGAGGTCCAAGAGTCAAAATGCTCAGAGTGGCATAGCTGCAATGTTACTGCAAAGGGCTAATGGTAACCAGACGAATGTGAGGCGGAATAGGTCATTAGCTGAAAACCTTGCAACAATTGATTCTACTGAAGAGTCGGACAGACAtgctctttga
- the OGG1 gene encoding 8-oxoguanine glycosylase OGG1 (similar to Saccharomyces cerevisiae OGG1 (YML060W); ancestral locus Anc_4.321) — MSKFAQINIANGELYLENVLQAGQAFRWVLNEVKNHYSSTMKIGSKGRYSVVILRQPSPEVLEYASLDNTCDLKVLKEHLVKYFRLEVSLHDLHSKQWLPNDSRFEDFKPKGVRMLGQEPWETLVSFICSSNNNISRITKMCHGLSTNYGNKLGTFDSLDYFSFPTSDEIANKASEEQLRELGFGYRAKYIMETAKQMVQDKKEKGFTDDTQFLEYLRSHMTYEQMREHLMTYTGVGPKVADCICLMGLRMDEVVPVDVHVGRIAKRDYQFQAKKSDIKDLAERYRSMPITRKKINFELDLIRLMFLKKWGPYAGWAQGVLFSNEIGKTSGVTSSGVIKRRKLEVKVEVNNDVVNEVVTEEEVQYSNTGRPKRKVVSELKVEAYADV, encoded by the coding sequence ATGTCCAAGTTTGCTCAGATAAATATTGCCAACGGTGAGCTTTATTTGGAGAATGTTCTCCAGGCAGGTCAAGCTTTCAGATGGGTCTTGAATGAAGTCAAGAATCACTACTCATCGACTATGAAGATTGGTAGTAAAGGCCGCTATTCTGTGGTGATATTGAGGCAACCTAGTCCTGAAGTATTGGAGTATGCGTCTCTTGATAATACTTGTGATCTAAAGGTTTTAAAGGAGCATTTAGTGAAATATTTCAGGCTGGAAGTATCATTACATGATCTCCACTCAAAACAGTGGCTACCTAACGACTCAAGATTCGAGGATTTTAAACCTAAAGGTGTCAGAATGCTTGGCCAGGAGCCATGGGAGACACTGGTATCCTTTATTTGCTCTAGTAATAACAATATCTCAAGAATAACTAAGATGTGTCATGGCCTGAGCACCAATTATGGGAATAAACTGGGTACTTTTGATTCTCTGGATTATTTTTCCTTTCCAACAAGTGATGAGATTGCCAATAAAGCAAGTGAGGAACAGTTGAGAGAATTGGGATTCGGATATCGTGCTAAATATATAATGGAGACTGCCAAGCAAATGGTCCAGgataagaaggagaaggGTTTTACTGATGATACTCAATTTTTGGAGTATCTCAGATCTCATATGACATATGAGCAAATGAGAGAGCATTTGATGACATACACGGGCGTAGGGCCCAAGGTTGCTGATTGTATATGTCTCATGGGACTTCGTATGGACGAAGTTGTACCCGTTGATGTGCACGTTGGTAGGATCGCTAAGAGAGATtaccaatttcaagctAAAAAGAGTGACATTAAAGATTTAGCAGAAAGGTACAGATCAATGCCCATcacaagaaagaagattaACTTTGAACTTGACCTGATTAGACTAATGTTCCTAAAGAAGTGGGGTCCTTATGCGGGATGGGCTCAAGGCGTGCTTTTCTCTAACGAGATAGGCAAGACCAGTGGAGTTACCTCAAGTGGAGTAATAAAGAGGCGTAAACTGGAGGTCAAAGTCGAAGTTAACAATGATGTTGTAAACGAAGTTGTAACGGAAGAAGAGGTACAATATAGTAACACGGGCAGGCCAAAAAGGAAAGTGGTATCAGAGCTTAAGGTTGAAGCATACGCGGATGTTTGA
- the SEC39 gene encoding Sec39p (similar to Saccharomyces cerevisiae SEC39 (YLR440C); ancestral locus Anc_4.323), which translates to MLEHQLYLLASVFATRRDAEHLKRLLIHYEARQELYDAVCVLWPEMDDPAHLRFLFDSKCDEDLNGQDLLVQLVGADDNLIPIVEMDHNTILERTTVTKQYVKSRLADLKDDERHQLTNIEAKWMRRRMLLCNRFKPQHAALYKPLWDLVEKDSVFLAWIHGIIEPLEHINKRLGRSTSIEEFEQMEPSQVFEIILKSETEFHTTVINREIIPFLTNNNLYNLFLDRVFSKNNFPLNSACNLRIFHHLLTELRHSFKEAQYDSQIQSRAAEIIFENSSNVLITSGSSELSNLLSSIDDNIQVENYTIKVTRLKHYAECIQSVYKRYNLEELYSISQEGEESQLAQFSSVVREQMLSNNTNRNIADTISLIMDVMGSEDATVFTCLSSTQKASAFIETALELGKFDLLNEFLVKFNSNVEEDVLVKYFWHFFNKASNGLSTRPEMRNAQKTLKLLNTRSNHKYNHMTALLEVANELSKYSLNLGKGVPFKPSDILDFSSRPLELISLLLELNPDLYTDIWKTVGIFKKLKMGLQNTTLSSEPSDEEYASILALHIDHSLANMDFNFALDKTKKLLKLDHISKHWPTIFQVGKFIDPLWPDGEAPVDILAVQMDILGDLLHVCPVEESEAIVSQWSALELELITRDPINAQYSEDGLGESSNSSQANVLLNGVSSKFTSLLSGSRR; encoded by the coding sequence ATGTTAGAGCACCAACTGTACTTACTGGCATCGGTCTTCGCCACTAGGAGAGATGCGgagcatttgaagagactACTAATACACTACGAAGCTCGACAGGAATTGTATGATGCAGTATGTGTTCTATGGCCAGAAATGGACGATCCAGCTCATCTGCGATTCCTGTTTGATTCCAAATGTGATGAGGATCTCAACGGGCAGGATCTGCTCGTTCAGTTGGTTGGAGCGGACGATAACCTTATTCCTATAGTGGAGATGGATCACAATACGATTCTGGAGCGAACTACAGTAACGAAGCAATACGTGAAATCCCGCCTAGCCGACTtaaaagatgatgaaagacACCAGTTGACAAATATTGAGGCAAAGTGGATGAGAAGACGTATGTTGCTGTGCAACCGATTCAAGCCACAACATGCCGCTTTATATAAGCCATTATGGGATCTGGTTGAAAAAGACTCTGTTTTCTTGGCGTGGATCCATGGCATCATAGAACCTCTGGAACACATTAATAAGAGATTGGGTCGCTCTACCAGTAtagaagagtttgaacaAATGGAGCCTTCGCAAGTATTTGAGATTATTTTAAAATCTGAAACCGAGTTCCACACTACTGTAATTAACCGCGAAATCATCCCATTCCTGACAAACAACAACCTGTacaatttgttcttggaCAGGGTGTTTTCCAAGAATAATTTCCCACTGAACTCCGCCTGCAACCTCAGAATTTTCCATCACCTGTTAACGGAGCTGCGTCATTCATTTAAGGAGGCCCAGTATGATTCACAGATACAATCCAGGGCAGCCGAAATAATTTTTGAGAACAGCTCGAATGTACTTATTACCTCAGGCTCGTCAGAATTATCCAACTTACTGTCAAGTATCGATGATAATATTCAGGTCGAGAACTACACTATAAAAGTTACACGTTTGAAGCACTACGCCGAATGCATACAGTCTGTTTACAAACGCTATAATTTAGAGGAACTATACTCCATTTCGCAGGAAGGTGAAGAGTCACAACTTGCTCAATTCTCTTCTGTTGTTAGAGAGCAAATGCTTTCTAACAATACTAACAGAAATATAGCGGATACTATCTCGCTAATAATGGATGTGATGGGTTCGGAGGATGCAACGGTTTTCACTTGCTTGTCCTCAACCCAAAAGGCATCAGCCTTCATTGAAACTGCTTTGGAATTGGGTAAATTCGATTTACTAAATGAATTTTTAGTCAAATTTAATTCTAATGTGGAGGAAGATGTCCTTGTTAAGTACTTCTGgcatttcttcaacaaggCCTCAAACGGGTTAAGCACCAGACCTGAAATGAGAAATGCACAAAAGACATTAAAACTGCTCAATACCAGAAGCAACCACAAATACAATCACATGACAGCCTTACTTGAAGTGGCCAATGAGCTATCAAAATACTCGCTCAACTTGGGTAAAGGTGTTCCATTCAAGCCTTCTGATATACTCGATTTTAGCTCGAGACCATTAGAACTCATATCACTCCTTCTGGAGTTAAATCCTGATCTGTATACAGATATCTGGAAAACTGTTGGTATCTtcaaaaagctcaaaaTGGGTTTACAAAATACAACCTTAAGCAGTGAACCCTCTGATGAGGAGTATGCCAGTATTTTGGCCCTCCACATAGACCACTCGTTGGCCAATATGGATTTTAACTTTGCACTAGATAAAACCAAGAAGTTGCTAAAATTGGATCATATCTCCAAACATTGGCCAACTATATTTCAGGTCGGTAAGTTTATCGATCCTCTCTGGCCGGATGGAGAAGCGcctgttgatattttggcTGTCCAGATGGACATTCTTGGAGATTTGTTGCATGTATGTCCAGTTGAGGAATCGGAAGCGATCGTATCTCAATGGAGTGCATTGGAGCTGGAATTAATAACACGAGACCCGATTAACGCACAATATTCGGAGGATGGCCTTGGAGAATCTAGTAATTCATCGCAAGCTAATGTGTTATTGAATGGGGTTTCTAGTAAATTTACTAGCTTACTTTCAGGAAGTCGACGTTGA